The segment gaggggggaaaactacagaaattacaaaacctgtcattttaaaaccatttcccGCTCTCTGATCACTCCAAGCCCTTGTCAAAAGTCTCTCTCCAACTCTCCTGTAGCCCCTTTAGGTACTCAAAGGTGCTTTAAGTTCCccccaaagccttctcctctccccactgaacagccccagctctctcagcctgccttcatagcagaggtgctccagtccaTTTTAAACCCATCCCAGTGCACTGAAGAGCCTCTGAGAGACCCACACATCCAGGGAGAACCTGACCCAAAGTGCAAGGAGCCATAAAGGCAGAGCCGCCTCCCGGTGCCCTGCAGGAGGGTGGGACAGCACACCcggctccctgccctgcctgtctGCCAGCTGCCCCACGCCAGGCTCATGCAGAAAAGACTCTGCACCCCAAGGGTctgatgaaattttttttggtggggtggtttttttaaagttttgtgtTAGGAATGAGAGATggatgggattttttgtttgtttgtttttaggttattgtttattttttattagaaGTTTTGtacattatttgtattttagatTTAGTATATAAAGAGAAGGTATTAAAAGTTATAAGATATATATAGATTTAAGGctttaaaaagatattttaattaatttttagaaatttttattaataagtAATGATTTATTGTTTATGTAATATTTATATTGTGGTTTtttgaattaattattttgtggttttaataCTGTAGCAAATGGAGTAGACGAAGAATAAGAAGGAGATTAGAtgatgtttaaaatattttatttagtttttatattaaaaactttgaagttttttattttgtgataaattatattattatttattttatatatttgtagattttaatttattttaaagttctggaagttttctttttagtggATGAACGTTAAAAGTAGCGGGTTTTAGGGGGTTCAGATATTTTAGGATATgtagagaaatgttttttgtgtttttcttactGTTTGCTCTGACTCGATGCACACGGAGGGCTCAGCGCTGGGCTGGCAGCCGCACTGCTGGGAACCAGGCTGCAATAATACCTGTGACCATGCTGTCACCTGGAGCCAGACCCcggggctgctgtgccctgcagggaaCGAGCGGTCCTGGCtgggaaataaaagcagcagcagggggtgccagccctgccttaACCAGGATTTACCCGCTTTGTTTTCCAGACCCAGAGTGACAAGGTGCTGTGGACCCACATCCGCTACACAGGTGGGTGTGGGGTGTTGGGTGGGGTCCCCCAGGCTCCCTTGACCACCCCCCAGCGCAGCAGCCGCCACCGTGCCACATCCCacatatataattataatataaCTTATCACAGGGGGAGGGCTCCCCACCCTAGCACAGTCCCCAGGGACCTCCGTGGCATCCTGTGGCCCCTAAAATACCCAAATGGCTCTTATGGGCTCGGTGCCACAGTGATggcttcttcttcttcaggTGCCAGGAGATCTGTCAGGGGAGAGGGGCCAAgcctgccccagtgctgcaaGGGGACAAAACGAAACAATtgggttttcccagagcagaacAAATAACCTGAAAATCTGCGTGGATCCCTGCAGCCCTCACCTATCTCCTAAAACATTCTTTCACTCTGTGAATGAACAAGAAAGGCAGTTTTTGACAATTTACTAAATGCACACGGCACGCTCTTGGCTTTTTCTGAAACAAGTCAATGGTTTCCTCATTTACGAAAAATGTAAATGATTTCCTCAGGGGGAGTGGGTGAGAGCACACACCATATCAGATGTGCTGCTCTGCATGGCAGCTACACTGGAGGTTTGTCTGATGTCACACCTCAGAGATAAAACCAATCaataaaactattaaaataatactgaaaatattgtTGACAGTTTTACTTTCAGTTAGAAGTGTGAGGCAGCAGGGAGTCCAACCTAATAGAAATTCATCTTCTTCAGAGGGAAAGCCTGAGAAATTTGGCCCTAgcccagaggggctgtgctcCCTGCCTGGAGCCCTTCTGGCTGCCCTGGTCCCAGGGGTTTCAGCTGGTGTGCTGAAACCCAGGGGCACAGCAGAGAAACATGGCCAGCACATCCTGGGAACTGTTAGTCTTCATTCCACCAGAATATCGTGCCAAGTTCCagtttaatttctccttttttcactCTGTATTAATTAATTCCTTCTGCTTCTGTCTCTTTGCTGCTCTTTCATCAtgtcttctggaaaaaaaaaccaaaaaaaaccataaaacacAACCAAACCCTAAGACAAGGGATTATGTCTTAGTATTTCCACAGTATCTCCACAGAAAGCACTTTCTGTCTTCCAGCTCTGGatgctttttcttcatcttaTTTACTGTCttaattttcctgttctttttatGAACCTTTTCTTTCTAAACTCACAGTGATGCTTTActtgctgtatttttctgtattttaagatACAGAGTAAGAAAACAGtgcataaataaaaatcaggagGAGCAATCTCTATAAATCATGTGCCAAAAAGAAGCACGGCTTAGTCAAGAGTGGTAATCTGTAAATTTCCATGGGCGATGATGTCTGGCTAGGGTAGATAATATTCTAATATTCTAGCTCTGGTCTGTTgaattaagctttttttttttttttagagatgGGGTTACTGagaagtgttttaaaaacttttattttatttttagtcttATGTGAAGGGtaagacaatacagatgttataatttaCATTATAATTAGAAgttaattatttcttaattacaaCATATTATGAGTGTTTATTGGTTTATTAGTTTTTGTTACACTATGTTGTAAATGTTTTAAAGTTAATAATCTAAAATTACTCTGTGGGTTTTACtacaatgtatttttcatagttttatttctcttaagTATTTAGTCTTATTTGTAAGGCTATCTTTTAAAACTTGTTTCTAGTTCTATTTCTCAACGTTTGTCTTATTCTATGGTATTTCtaagcattttttatttcagagtttGTATACAGATGTATACTATGTGAGTCGTTTTTTAGGCTTTGAGAATTCCTAACAAATCTATTTCTCACATTGGTCTGCCCTGTTCTCTAGTTtactttccccttttttttttacatttttcaatcTTCCCTGCGGTCAGGTGGTGCAAACCAAGCCACTTCCTAGAAGACATTTGTCAGCATGGGATCATCTTTGCTCCCTTCCATTGCAGGTGAAAGCACGGAAGGAGCAGCCGTGAACCTGACCGCGGAGTTCGGGCCCATCCAGGTCAGGAACGGCTCCGTCGTGGTGCCCTGCGACGGCCTGTACCTCGTGTCCCTCAGGAGCTTCATCTACCAGCCCAGGGACGGGGTCAAGCTGAAGCTGACCCTGCAGGTCACACAGAAGACGACCAGAAGTGTCCCGTGGGAGGAGACTGTCCAGGGCAGTGAGAGCAGGGTGAACCTCAGCACAGTGCTCTACCTGTTCGAGCAGGACAGCATCACGCTGTGGACCAGCTCCCACGCCAACATCTCGGACCTGACCTTTAGCCTGGTGTTAGTAGGTGAGAACAAGTCCtagctgcaggagctggagtacgaagagcagcagggaaagcacaGCCTTCCCCACCGAGCTGTAGGTTTTGTACTTGTCCAGGCAGACTGCTCTAGAACCCCTCGTGGGGCTGTGGAGGGCCTGGGTGGGAGTGCAGATGAACCACAGGTTTTATATAGTGCATGCAGGATTCGCCTCTTTggagctctctgcagctgaTTTGCTGCCCAGGATGGATCTTTCCAACCCTGGGGAAAGGGATGCGTGAAGCTCTTTTGAGAAGAACAGAAATGAAAGCCAAAGAAAGTCACCCAAGCTTAGCTCATATTCAGAGAAACCCCGGGTTTCCCTATTTACTTGACAGTATCTGTATATAGTAGAAATGTGTTGTgttttttctcaaataaaagTCTGGTGAGTCAGGAAGACACCTCAAGTGTCTTGAAGCCACTTGGAGCAGGAAGAGCACAAATCTGCCCAGCAAGATGGAAAACAGGGAAGAGGCAGCCTGAAATGCCTTTGGAGTGAGCCAGAAAAAGGCTGTGTGAGAGGGAAGGGCCGTGAGAGAAGGTGGTGCTTGGAAATGAGCTGACAGGACCGCACCgggcagcaggagcactgaCTGTGGAGTTTTGGGGAGAGCCTTTGAGAGCGGAGCCCCACTGGATGATCCAGCTGTCTGCAGATCACTGATGCCTGTGCCCATCTGCTGGGACATTCAGGGCCTCAGAGGAAAACCTCCTtcaagcacacacacactggcTTGACCCAAAAGTGATCCAGGCACATAAAAAGTTGGGCAAACTTGTGGTGAGCTCTCTCTAATGGACCAAGGGGAAGCTGCAGGTCTGTGCAGCCTCTGCTCAGGGAGGACTCGGATGGTTCTCGTGCCTGCCCTTGGCTTTGTCCCACAGGTGTGACCAGAGATTCCCAGgcacagctgcctgctgctgcagtcagaCCTGTCTCAGTGActctcctgcctgctctgcctgcagctgctggagacaggTCCTGCCCATGCTGCAGGCAGCCCCtgaccccagcacagccagcagctgggGCGGTTTTGCTTGCAGCAAGGCAGATTTTAACTACCTGTCAGTTTTTGACTTTGTGTCTCCCAAGGAACTCCATCGACATTTCAGCATGTCACTGCTGGCTGCACGCTCCAAAGTCTTTTGTTAGaagtatttatgtatttaagtGATGGGCATAAGAATGTTACATCAGATTGCTTAGAAACCCTGGGAAGGGTTCAGAGCAGATTGCCAGCACCAAACTCCTCTTTGAAGATGCTCCCAATGCTCTGGGCTGTTCCTGCTTTGCAGACACCCAGACCTGGACTGATGCACTCATGGCTGAGCACTCCAGCAGGCTCAGGTGCTGCAGGCAACTAAGGACATCCTCCAGGCCTTGGAGAGTTTTCCTGGGCTTTAGGCTAAGGAGCTTCCCTacctggccaggctggagcctCAGGGGAAACTGGCTGAAGCTTTTCTCCCCTCAtctgagaagctgtggctgacTTGCACCTACAGGATGCTCATCATTAAGAGATATTTTGGGCTTTAAACTCTGGCCATGCTCACCACCAGTGGACTGAAGGAAGCTGCACCCTGCCCCGAAGCTGGGGATTGTCACTCCCCAGCAGAAGTGAGAACGTGTTTCTCTTCctaaaaaataatacatttttcctttgtagTATTTGGGCTTGTAGTGTCCCTTGGAGGCGGGGGCTGTGGGAGAAGGAGGTTGGAAGTGACTGGTGAATGATACATTCAGTGTTTGAGCAGACATTTTCAATGGTATGGAAACTGTATGACATTTTCACatacttcctttttttataGTTCAGCTTTTGTTTCAGCTCTCCATGAGGGTGTGCAGGGCTGGTTCTTCCCAGCGTGTGCTGACACTGGGCAGGCCGTGCCTGTGGTGTGTGCAGGGGTGCACAGGACAGCAAGAAAGATGAAGCCTTTCTCTGAAGAGAGCACAAATGGATTTGTTGTTTGGAAGGCTgcacctttttttcttgtttagaGTAGGAGAGGACATTTCACTCACTGATCCCACTGCACTTCCAGGCTGAACTGGACCGATCTGCATCTATACATATACCTGCACTTGTCTTGAAATAAAGGTTGAAACAATTCAACTCCTGCCATTGATTACTTGATGGACTGACTACCCTCATCAGAAAGTTTCCATGCCCTCAGCTTTTGTTTGCACCCAGAGACCCCTTTCTTCCACCAGGTTCACAGTCTCTTTGATACGAGAAACATCAATATTTGTTGTTGTAGGAGCTCACAGATGGTGCTAGAATCCCACCTGACAGCTCTGTTCAGCCAGGCCAGTGCACCCAGGGCTTAGGCCACCCCTTGAAGCCGGGCATGTGGAAGTGCAAGGCTGGACCAGGCAGTTTCTGGAGACAATCCCTGATTACAGAGGGGCAGCACATTCTTTTTCGTGTGCTTACAGTCACAGAAAGGAGATCTCGTGGTGTGTCCTCTGTGATGGATGGGTAGTGCGAGGATTGACTCTCACAATTATCATGTATATTGACAAATATCATGTATATATGGTAAGAAAAATTGTATAGATTTATAGTTATGTTTTACCCCCCCATGTTACCAAGGGACATCTGGGGTTGGGACATCTGGGAGGGTTGGCTTGTCACTATGGTGACATCTGACCTCCAATCAGGATTTAAGGAGGCAAAACTCCACCACTggacagaggagaaggagatggaCAGAACTTTGGGAGGGGCAAAAGGGTTAAAAGGTAAAACCTCCATTGTGTGGTTGAGCACATGGTGGGAAAATCCTCTGCTCCCAACGCTGTAACGTTTTCtctattcagtcttctgttgtatttttgataaggtttaataaacctttcTAAATTTCTGAAAGTGAGTAGCACTTTCTCACACCTCTCTTTCCACGAGGCCATTTCACAGGACACAGCCATCAGCTGGGTCATTACTGACCCCTGGGTGTCCAGGCAGCCTCTCCCACTGCTGTGGTTTTGTCTGACCCATGCTGCTGCACAGGCTACAGAGGTGGCCACGGTGTTCTcattctccttctcctttcccatctCTCCTGGCTCACGTTAAGGatgacagagctgctgtgagaGCCATGGCCACCCCTGGGGTGGAGCTGGCCTTGCTGCTCCCAGCGGAGAAGGAGCCACGCAGAGCAGAATGGGATGGAGGCCGCTTCTCCTTACACAAATCATATTGGGAAACAGTCACAGGCCATTCACACCAGTGTGCAGATGACCTCATTTTCTGCCACATATGGTTATCAGTAATAATGGTTGAGCCTGTGGTTTTTCAGACACCATTTACATTTCATCAGCCAGCCTGAGTCACAGCTATTGCCCGTCAGCTTCACtagagagaaggagaaagccAAAGTGCAAAGTGCAgctggctggtgctgctgtagagccagccctgtccagctcaggcagcagaaaacacaggaaTTTCATTTCCTTATTCAACAATCAAAATACAAAAGTATGACACAGACTCAAGCAGCCTCCTGCAGTACCTAGTTGGGAAGGTTTGACTTATGGTGAGACTTTTCTCAGCAACATCTCTGACTTCAGAGCTTTTTTTGAGCTGGCAGTTGGTTTGTATTTTCCAAGGGATCCAGACCAGCCCCAGAGATGCTTGCTTCCAGCTAGGGGATAATAATCCACCAAAATAAGCAAATTGAGCACCACACTCACAGAGGACTGGGAGGAGTTGGTGCCAGGCCAGAAAAGGTCAGCGGTGAGCAGAGCAGAAGGATTTATTTGCAGCCTTATATGCCCTAAGGCCAGGCAGGATCAGGAGGTTATTTACTCATTTTCCAAGTGGATGAGGAAGGCAGTTAAGGGCTCCATTCTCCAAGTGGATGAGGAAGGCTGCTGAGGGCTCAGTTCTCCAAGCAGATGAGTGAAGCTCTTAAGGACTGCAGAACTGAGCAAGCAGAGTGGAGGCTGGGGCACATCTCCCCATGGAGATGCCAGCAGGCCAATTTTCTGACGGCTGTTCAGCATCTCAGGGCAGAACACACcccacaggctgtgctgggagagccTCCCTGTCCCACTGCACCAAGAAGGAGGAGTCTGAGGACAAGAAAAGCCCcaggccagggcaggaggggacagtggcTGACCTGTCCCAAGGGAGCAAGGACACAGGGAAGGAGAGCTCAGCAGAGTTGTGAAGCTGGTAGGGGTCCATGGACTGACTGTCCTTAGGACTTTAGGACTGTAGGACAGTTGGAAGGCAGGACTAAAGGAGTTTTTCTCCTGTGAGCTCACTCTCAGTGAGTGATCCTAACCTCTGCAaatgccccagcacagccactgccTCATCAAAGAGCCGATTCCTCCTCTTGCACAATTACCTTTCCAGTAGGACAGCTCTGTTCTCTTGCTCACCAGGTGCCCCAAGGGGGTTATGAACTCCACCTGCTCAGAGCACAAGAGCACTCAAGACCCATTCCTGGGCCTGCactttctgctgcctctgcgTTTTGCAGGGGCTGGTAGTCCATGCTGTTCTTTGGTGGCCAACCAAGGCACAGGACAAAGTTTGGGGCATGTGGAAAACACCGAtgacttgttttttaaaaatcttaaaagtttattagtaataaaatagttataaaaaaaccctaataaaattacagtaataaaaatttggacaatGAGGATTAGGATactacaagacaataaaaagcaaagaattacggatgtccAGATGTTTTTGGGCACTAAGCTGCCAAAAACATGCCTGGTGAACAAAGGGATAACCCTTAAAAGGACCAGCCTGCTGCATATTCATAAATCTCATACAcgatgcataaattccttgcaaattaaaaacttttctggtttttgtcagcTTCatccccttaatcctggtggttctataaagatggagagaaggtggaagaatgtttgtttGTTCTGATAAAGTGGCTGTAACTCTTCAGGTTTTgtgttgctgttatctctgtgtgaagagtttcttgattatcttatccctttcttgagctagtaaaaagtatcttacatcacatagtttctattttaacattatgttgtaagCTAAAACTATATTTAGCACACTACTTTAAAAAGATTAATACAGTATTACAAAATAACCCTCCATAATACATATagtattcaatttaatatttgtgaaaagccaatcataaaatatatatttttcacaGAGCAGAACAAAACTTGATGTGGGCACAGATGTACTTTTCTAATAATTGCTTTCATTGTTTGCTTTGAGGAAAAATTCACACCTGTTTCCCGGCAATCCAGAGACCTGTTTCATTTCTTTATATAGAAAAGGTGGTAGTGATCACACTGCAAGGACAAACATTTAACCCAGCATAGGATCTGATCCATAAAGGATACAGCAGCCCCATGGTTTCATCACCAAGTACATGCCTGAGACAAGACATCACCGGCGTTATCTCATGGAATTAAAAGGACTCACTTTCTTGTTTTGTTGATTTGAGGTTTCCATTACTGCCAGTGTTCGCTTATTTGGCTTACTGTCACCAGCACAGAAAGTGAGCAGAATGATGCACCCAATGAGGACAAACAGATGAGACTTGGTTTCCGACTTTTTTAGGGGTTGTGTGCAGCATTTTGAATCATTGGTTGATCTGCTTCTCCCTTTTTCACTTCTCCATAGGAACCGGAGACATTGACACATCCACCCGCAGGAAACTTCTTTAATATCTCCCGTGTGCTAAAAGTACAGCTGGACTTGATAGTCTGaaagtcttttccagcctaaagaATTCTATTGTTCCATGTGTTCTGCCCTGGAAAATGTGAAGGAGTAACTCTGGTAGCTGCTCACCCACCCTGAAAAGACTCAGATTATCCACAGTCCCAAGCAGC is part of the Taeniopygia guttata chromosome 8, bTaeGut7.mat, whole genome shotgun sequence genome and harbors:
- the TNFSF4 gene encoding tumor necrosis factor ligand superfamily member 4 — translated: MERGAAMEGGAGMEGEPDSEAGAGEKLECHRERAEHEWKLWQGGQVRNTLHLISAVAQWILLLACLIYLGVHFLQPTKSDKVLWTHIRYTGESTEGAAVNLTAEFGPIQVRNGSVVVPCDGLYLVSLRSFIYQPRDGVKLKLTLQVTQKTTRSVPWEETVQGSESRVNLSTVLYLFEQDSITLWTSSHANISDLTFSLVLVGENKS